A window of Numenius arquata chromosome 6, bNumArq3.hap1.1, whole genome shotgun sequence contains these coding sequences:
- the ASB2 gene encoding ankyrin repeat and SOCS box protein 2, which produces MATTAANTQRQTIGCEEYSLYSSLSEDELIKMAIQQSLEEDPVGQPAAQSHQKSMVAGPSEATLPSRASSHNPPYHIYPWQRLAAQPRGRAQPSSSGAAWGVRRRYDGSLFSTSQPVELDPVVAAIKDGDEKAVCNMMKSGKNLSEPNKDGWIPLHEAAYYGQVGCLSLLQKAYPGTIDQRTLNEETALYLATSRGNLDCLLTLLQAGAEPDISNKARETPLYKACERKNAEAARLLVQYNADTNHRCNRGWTALHEAVSRNDLEIIDILVKGGAKIESANAYGITSLFVAAESGQLEALRYLAKCGADINTQASDNASALYEACKNGHVPIVEFLLSQGADANKANKDGLLPLHIAAKKGICEIVSMLIPVTSRTRVKRSGISPLHLAAERNNDDILEELIDAGYDVNTALSNERSCLYEDRRTTPLYFAVFNNNIYATELLLQAGANPNVDLINPLLISIRHGCLKTMKLLLDHGANIDAYISSHPTTFPATIMFSMKYLSVLKYLLDLGCDAGSCFECQYGNGPHPALNYRRDRLNDPQLSKEPTIVQFCEMVSTPEMSRWAGPIIDVLLDYVGNVQLCSRLKEHIDSYEDWAVIKEKAEPPRPLSHLCRIKVRSLVGRNRIKLLDTLPLPDRLIRYLQHDYTQ; this is translated from the exons atggcTACAACGGCAGCAAATACTCAAAGACAAACGATAGGCTGTGAGGAATACAGTCTGTACAGTAGCTTGAGTGAAGACGAGCTTATAAAGATGGCCATCCAGCAGAGCTTGGAAGAGGACCCTGTGGGTCAGCCAGCTGCCCAGAGCCACCAGAAGTCGATGGTGGCGGGTCCCAGCGAGGCGACCCTCCCCAGCCGTGCCAGCAGCCACAACCCGCCCTACCACATCTACCCGTGGCAAAG ATTGGCAGCCCAGCCGAGAGGCCGTGCTCAGCCATCCAGCTCGGGGGCAGCCTGGGGGGTCAGGCGAAGGTACGACGGCAGCCTGTTCAGCACATCCCAGCCTGT AGAACTTGACCCCGTAGTGGCAGCAATCAAGGACGGAGATGAAAAAGCAGTATGTAACATgatgaaatcaggaaaaaacctTTCTGAACCTAATAAGGATGGCTGGATACCCCTCCATGAAGCTGCGTACTATGGCCAAGTGGGTTGCCTGAGCCTGTTGCAAAAAG CATACCCTGGTACAATCGACCAGCGCACACTCAATGAGGAGACAGCTCTTTACCTGGCCACCAGCCGGGGCAACCTGGACTGCCTGCTcaccctgctgcaggctggggctgagcctgaCATCTCCAACAAGGCCAGAGAAACGCCACTCTACAAAG CCTGTGAGCGCAAGAATGCAGAGGCCGCGAGGCTCCTGGTACAGTACAATGCTGATACCAACCACCGTTGTAATCGAGGGTGGACTGCTCTCCATGAGGCTGTCTCTCGAAATGACCTGGAGATCATTGATATCCTTGTGAAAGGGGGTGCCAAGATTGAGTCTGCAAACGCCTATGGGATCACTTCTTTATTTGTGGCGGCTGAGAGTGGGCAGTTGGAAGCTTTGAGATACCTGGCAAAATGCG GTGCTGATATAAATACTCAAGCTAGTGATAACGCCTCTGCTCTTTATGAAGCCTGTAAAAATGGACATGTACCTATTGTGGAGTTTCTTTTGTCTCAAGGAGCAGATGCTAACAAAGCCAACAAGGATGGCCTGTTACCTCTTCACATAGCAGCAAAAAAAGGGATTTGCGA GATTGTCTCCATGCTGATCCCTGTGACCAGCCGCACCCGCGTCAAGCGTAGTGGCATCAGCCCCCTACATTTAGCGGCTGAACGTAACAATGATGACATTTTGGAAGAGCTGATTGATGCTGGCTACGATGTCAACACTGCCCTCTCCAATGAACGCTCCTGCCTTTATGAGGACAGACGCACCACTCCCCTCtattttgctgtttttaacaACAACATCTATGCCACAGAGCTCTTGCTGCAAGCTGGAGCCAACCCTAATGTTGACCTCATTAACCCATTACTCATCTCCATCCGTCATGGGTGCTTGAAGACCATGAAACTGCTCCTTGACCATGGAGCAAACATTGATGCCTATATATCAAGCCATCCCACCACCTTCCCAGCTACCATCATGTTTTCGATGAAGTACCTTTCTGTGCTGAAGTATCTCCTGGATCTGGGCTGTGACGCAGGTTCCTGTTTTGAGTGTCAGTATGGAAATGGCCCACACCCTGCATTAAATTACAGACGGGACAGACTTAATGATCCTCAGCTGTCCAAGGAGCCAACCATAGTACAG TTTTGTGAAATGGTGTCCACTCCAGAGATGAGTCGCTGGGCCGGACCGATCATTGATGTTCTCCTGGATTATGTGGGTAACGTGCAGCTCTGTTCCCGGCTCAAGGAGCACATTGACAGCTATGAGGACTGGGCTGTCATTAAAGAAAAAGCAG AACCCCCACGACCTCTTTCCCATCTTTGCCGCATCAAGGTACGAAGCTTAGTTGGAAGAAACCGCATTAAA